From Erwinia pyri, a single genomic window includes:
- the umuD gene encoding translesion error-prone DNA polymerase V autoproteolytic subunit has protein sequence MNIYQLAETPLSLALPLYVERVACGFPSPAADYVESRIDLNELLVSHPSATYFIRAAGNSMIEGNINDGDLLVVDSSLKPQHGDRVIAAVDGEFTLKKLQLIPCVKLLSMNPSYPAIDINDEQGLNIFGVVTYIIYAAR, from the coding sequence ATGAATATCTATCAGCTGGCTGAAACCCCGCTTTCCCTGGCTTTGCCCCTCTATGTCGAACGCGTGGCCTGCGGCTTTCCCAGCCCCGCCGCAGACTATGTTGAGTCCAGAATTGATTTGAATGAGCTGCTGGTCAGCCACCCCAGCGCCACTTACTTTATCCGTGCTGCCGGGAATTCGATGATCGAGGGCAATATTAACGATGGCGATCTGCTGGTGGTGGACAGCTCGTTGAAGCCGCAGCATGGCGACCGGGTGATTGCTGCCGTTGATGGCGAATTTACCCTGAAGAAGCTACAGCTGATCCCCTGCGTCAAACTGCTCTCCATGAATCCCAGCTATCCGGCCATCGATATTAATGATGAACAGGGCCTCAACATCTTCGGGGTGGTTACTTATATTATTTATGCGGCGCGGTAG